The Dendropsophus ebraccatus isolate aDenEbr1 chromosome 10, aDenEbr1.pat, whole genome shotgun sequence genome has a segment encoding these proteins:
- the KDM8 gene encoding bifunctional peptidase and arginyl-hydroxylase JMJD5 has translation MQSSVWSQIRSILPPSLKDFALELGPEVDGAITVCMKEAAACIYTCDLKRCGQLGELIMDYSWEKLNGCNWRDVSRDWRTVYSFGCLFKVVSGCGGLVINKEEVLRVCDMSLLLGAEILSNVISRIVQILNVPLSKDSVEPRECTTVLTHKTQKRQRDTQENKLEAEPEAKILEKIPLLPTLHIDRTIPTVRCPSLEYFRQNYLIPQKPVILEGVIDHWPCMNKWSVEYLKKVAGCRTVPVELGSRYTDAEWSQTLMTVNEFITNYILDQPARRGYLAQHQLFEQIRELKDDIGIPDYCCLGEGDEDDITINAWFGPAGTVSPLHQDPQQNFLAQIVGRKYLRLYSVSETEHLYPFDSSLLHNTSQVDIENPDTDKFPDFVKAVHQECILCPGQILFIPVKWWHYVRALDISFSVSFWWS, from the exons atgcagagctctgtgtggtCCCAGATCAGGTCCATATTGCCTCCAAGTCTTAAGGATTTCGCTCTGGAGCTGGGCCCAGAGGTTGATGGAGCCATCACTGTATGTATGAAGGAGGCGGCAGCCTGTATCTATACATGTGACCTAAAGCGATGTGGGCAGCTTGGGGAGCTGATTATGGACTACAGCTGGGAAAAGCTGAATGGCTGTAACTGGAGGGATGTGTCCCGGGATTGGAGGACTGTATATTCTTTTGGCTGCTTGTTTAAGGTGGTCAGTGGTTGCGGGGGACTTGTTATCAACAAGGAGGAGGTTCTGCGAGTGTGTGACATGTCATTGCTCCTTGGAGCTGAGATTTTAAGCAATGTGATAAGTAGAATAGTCCAGATTTTGAATGTTCCCCTTTCCAAGGATTCTGTGGAGCCCCGAGAGTGTACAACAG TCCTGACCCACAAAACACAAAAGAGGCAGAGAGATACACAAGAGAATAAGCTGGAAGCAGAACCAGAGGCCAAGATCCTAGAG AAAATACCACTATTACCGACCCTGCATATTGATCGCACAATTCCAACTGTCCGCTGCCCTTCACTGGAATACTTTAGACAAAATTACTTGATACCACAGAAGCCTGTAATACTAGAAGGGGTCATTGATCATTGGCCATGCATGAATAAATGGAG TGTGGAGTATCTAAAGAAGGTGGCAGGTTGTCGTACTGTACCTGTAGAGCTGGGATCCAGATACACAGATGCTGAGTGGTCTCAGACTCTAATGACTGTAAATGAATTTATCACTAATTATATTCTGGACCAG CCAGCTCGCAGGGGATATCTCGCTCAGCATCAGCTGTTTGAACAG ATACGTGAACTGAAGGATGATATCGGAATTCCAGACTATTGCTGTCTCGGTGAAGGAGATGAAGATGATATAACTATTAATGCTTGGTTTGGTCCAGCAGGAACAGTATCTCCTCTTCATCAAGACCCACAGCAAAACTTTCTTGCACAG attgttggcagaaagtACCTCCGATTATACTCTGTGAGTGAGACAGAGCATCTGTACCCTTTTGATAGCTCCCTTCTCCACAACACTAGCCAG GTAGATATTGAAAATCCTGACACAGACAAGTTTCCGGACTTTGTAAAAGCAGTTCATCAAGAGTGTATATTGTGCCCTGGGCAGATCTTATTCATCCCAGTGAAATGGTGGCATTACGTTAGGGCTCTAGATATAAGCTTTTCTGTCAGCTTTTGGTGGTCTTGA